One window from the genome of Roseomonas haemaphysalidis encodes:
- a CDS encoding SDR family NAD(P)-dependent oxidoreductase, producing MTRPVALVTGAASGIGRATARALAASGHALLLCDRDAGALAEVARELQAEALPLDLLDLAAIRALAAGVSRLDVLVCCAGISGHGLPFAAVDEAAWDAMLGVHAKGHFFLIQALLPAMAGGAAVVIVSSLFALRGSPNMPHYTAAKGALVGMARALAVELGPQGIRVNSVAPGLVRTPMTAHSAGGNDSFFTQREAVIPLRRLATAEDVACSIAYLASPAAAALTGQLLSPSGGEAFTG from the coding sequence GTGACAAGGCCCGTCGCACTTGTCACCGGCGCCGCCTCCGGCATCGGCCGCGCCACGGCGCGGGCGCTGGCCGCGTCCGGCCACGCTCTGCTGCTGTGCGACCGTGACGCGGGCGCCCTGGCCGAAGTGGCCAGGGAGTTGCAAGCGGAAGCCCTGCCGCTGGACCTTCTGGACCTGGCGGCCATCCGCGCCCTGGCGGCGGGGGTTTCCAGGCTCGACGTCCTGGTCTGTTGCGCCGGCATCTCCGGCCATGGCCTGCCTTTCGCGGCGGTGGATGAGGCGGCGTGGGACGCCATGCTCGGCGTGCATGCCAAGGGGCATTTCTTTCTGATCCAGGCGCTGCTGCCGGCCATGGCGGGCGGCGCCGCGGTGGTCATCGTGTCCTCGCTCTTCGCGTTGCGCGGCTCGCCCAACATGCCGCACTACACGGCGGCCAAGGGCGCGCTGGTCGGCATGGCGCGGGCCCTGGCGGTGGAGCTCGGCCCGCAGGGCATCCGCGTCAATTCCGTCGCCCCCGGCCTGGTCCGCACGCCGATGACGGCGCACAGCGCCGGCGGAAACGACAGCTTCTTCACGCAGCGGGAAGCCGTCATCCCGCTGCGCCGGCTGGCGACGGCCGAGGACGTCGCCTGCAGCATCGCCTATCTCGCCTCGCCCGCCGCCGCCGCGCTGACGGGGCAGCTGCTCAGCCCTTCCGGCGGCGAGGCCTTCACCGGCTGA
- a CDS encoding Bug family tripartite tricarboxylate transporter substrate binding protein produces the protein MPSDNSRVPGFRVSRRSLLAATAVGALPIRAARAQDNWPSRTIRFVNPGPAGGAGDVLARLLGDRLGVRLGQTVVIEDRPGAGTNIGMTNVARSAPDGYTVGLGNIASNAVNKWLYKSLPFDPDKDFAPVSLMALVPNLMVVSPTLPATTVAEFIAYAKKNPGRINYGSVGAGSSQHLAGAQFGLTTGIEMQHIPYTSSGQLNTDMLEGRVQVLFQSVSAVSEMAKSGRMRPLAITGTERSPSFPEVPTLQQAGVDITSTGWFGMVTPAGVPEPILARLNKEVVACLEEPTLRARYIELGAIPRPSTREAFAAHMASETARWRDVVRATGASVD, from the coding sequence ATGCCTTCCGACAATTCTCGTGTCCCAGGCTTCCGAGTTTCCCGCCGCAGCCTGCTGGCTGCCACCGCCGTCGGCGCTTTGCCCATCCGCGCGGCACGCGCGCAGGACAACTGGCCGTCCCGCACCATCCGCTTCGTCAATCCCGGCCCCGCCGGCGGCGCGGGCGACGTGCTGGCGCGGTTGCTGGGGGACCGGCTGGGCGTGCGCCTCGGCCAAACCGTCGTGATCGAGGACCGGCCCGGCGCGGGCACCAACATCGGCATGACCAACGTCGCCCGCTCGGCGCCCGACGGCTACACGGTGGGCCTCGGCAACATCGCCTCCAACGCGGTCAACAAGTGGCTGTACAAGAGCCTGCCCTTCGACCCGGACAAGGATTTCGCGCCCGTGTCGCTGATGGCGCTGGTGCCCAACCTGATGGTCGTCTCACCCACCCTGCCGGCCACCACGGTCGCCGAGTTCATCGCATACGCCAAGAAGAACCCGGGCCGGATCAACTACGGCTCGGTTGGCGCAGGCTCCTCGCAGCACCTGGCGGGCGCGCAGTTCGGGCTGACCACCGGCATCGAGATGCAGCACATCCCCTATACATCCTCCGGCCAGCTCAACACCGACATGCTGGAAGGCCGCGTGCAGGTGTTGTTCCAGTCGGTATCGGCGGTGAGCGAGATGGCCAAGTCCGGCCGCATGCGCCCGCTGGCCATCACCGGCACGGAGCGCTCGCCCTCCTTTCCCGAAGTGCCGACGCTGCAGCAGGCGGGCGTCGACATCACCTCCACCGGCTGGTTCGGCATGGTAACGCCGGCGGGCGTGCCGGAGCCGATCCTGGCGCGGCTCAACAAGGAAGTGGTGGCCTGCCTGGAGGAGCCGACGCTGCGCGCCCGCTACATCGAGCTGGGCGCCATCCCCAGGCCTTCCACGCGCGAGGCCTTCGCGGCGCACATGGCCAGCGAGACGGCACGCTGGCGGGACGTGGTGCGGGCCACCGGGGCCTCGGTCGACTGA
- a CDS encoding acetyltransferase, with protein sequence MTVPRQDGRLLLLGAGGHGRAVLELMRHAGLPDPAGVLDDDPASPGLPGVPLLGPLSAAAGLRQQGLLAAHVALGHNARRAELGGWLRRLGFALPVLRHPSAVVAGTARIGDGSVLLPRVVVGAAATVGVSVILNTGCIVEHDATIGDAAHVAPGAVLGGGVRVGARALVGLGASLRPGVCIGADAVVGVGAAVVADVAPQARVGGVPAVPLR encoded by the coding sequence GTGACGGTGCCGCGCCAGGACGGGCGGCTGTTGCTGCTGGGCGCGGGCGGCCATGGGCGCGCCGTGCTGGAGTTGATGCGCCACGCGGGCCTGCCCGACCCCGCGGGCGTGCTGGACGACGACCCCGCCTCGCCCGGCCTGCCCGGGGTCCCGCTGCTGGGCCCGCTGTCGGCGGCGGCCGGATTGCGGCAACAGGGGCTTCTGGCTGCGCATGTCGCCCTCGGCCACAACGCGCGCCGCGCGGAGCTGGGCGGCTGGCTGCGGCGGCTGGGCTTCGCGCTGCCGGTTCTGCGGCATCCTTCCGCCGTGGTGGCGGGCACCGCGCGCATCGGCGACGGCAGCGTGCTGCTGCCGCGCGTGGTGGTCGGCGCGGCGGCGACGGTGGGGGTGTCGGTCATCCTGAACACCGGCTGCATCGTGGAGCATGACGCCACCATCGGCGATGCCGCGCATGTGGCGCCCGGCGCGGTGCTGGGCGGCGGCGTGCGGGTCGGCGCGCGGGCGCTGGTCGGGCTCGGCGCCAGCCTGCGCCCCGGGGTGTGCATCGGCGCGGACGCGGTGGTGGGCGTGGGCGCCGCGGTGGTGGCGGACGTGGCACCGCAGGCACGGGTGGGCGGCGTGCCGGCGGTGCCGCTGCGCTGA
- a CDS encoding ABC transporter substrate-binding protein: MAIKRRDLMAATAAALAMPALGTPAAAQANELVIGHSAVTTGPLQSLLVTNRIPVEMALADINGAGGVNGKKLRIASFDTAGDPRQAQVAARRFAEDEGALCILGPASSGECRVAFPAGERLGIVQCSNSATAPGITDNMKFAFRNTSDEMTQFRRLLKVMKNKGMPVSNAAIAYATDEFISKTLGENVIPAALREAGVPLVKTVGYPIQAFDISSQIAELVRNPTDVVALGGTIEPAVKVLKEMRRQGHKGRMIGSGVMSDPTLPEKVGADGEGTLYPSFFYSDLNDLTRRFTARFAEGTKAAGMTRNSPHHTDAAAFDIVHIYAEAMRRAKVTGEPGKRAAERIAIRDQMLSMESWNFEGVLGRTWFFPDGAARLPAHVIEVRGGKLALVESLYEG; encoded by the coding sequence ATGGCGATCAAGCGACGCGATCTGATGGCGGCCACCGCCGCCGCGCTGGCCATGCCGGCGCTGGGCACCCCGGCGGCGGCGCAGGCCAACGAGCTGGTGATCGGCCATTCCGCCGTCACCACCGGCCCGCTGCAATCCCTGCTGGTGACCAACCGCATTCCCGTCGAGATGGCACTGGCGGACATCAACGGGGCCGGTGGCGTCAACGGCAAGAAGCTGCGCATCGCGAGCTTCGACACGGCGGGCGACCCGCGCCAGGCGCAGGTGGCGGCGCGGCGCTTCGCGGAAGACGAGGGGGCTCTCTGCATCCTCGGCCCCGCATCCTCCGGCGAATGCCGCGTGGCGTTTCCGGCGGGCGAGCGGCTGGGCATCGTGCAGTGCTCCAACTCGGCCACCGCGCCGGGCATCACGGACAACATGAAGTTCGCCTTCCGCAACACGTCGGACGAGATGACGCAGTTCCGCCGGCTGCTGAAGGTGATGAAGAACAAGGGGATGCCCGTCTCCAATGCCGCCATCGCCTATGCGACGGACGAGTTCATCTCCAAGACCCTGGGCGAGAACGTCATTCCCGCGGCGCTGCGCGAGGCCGGCGTGCCGCTGGTCAAGACCGTCGGCTACCCGATCCAGGCCTTCGACATCTCCTCCCAGATCGCCGAGCTGGTGCGCAACCCGACCGACGTGGTGGCGCTGGGCGGCACCATCGAGCCGGCGGTCAAGGTGCTCAAGGAAATGCGCCGCCAGGGCCACAAGGGCCGCATGATCGGCAGCGGCGTGATGTCCGACCCGACGCTGCCGGAAAAGGTCGGCGCGGATGGCGAGGGCACGCTCTACCCGAGCTTCTTCTACAGCGACCTGAACGACCTTACCCGCCGCTTCACCGCCCGCTTCGCGGAGGGCACCAAGGCGGCCGGCATGACCCGCAACAGCCCGCACCACACCGATGCCGCCGCCTTCGACATCGTGCACATCTACGCCGAGGCGATGCGCCGCGCCAAGGTGACGGGCGAGCCCGGCAAGCGTGCCGCGGAACGCATCGCCATCCGTGACCAGATGCTCAGTATGGAATCGTGGAACTTCGAGGGCGTGCTCGGCCGCACCTGGTTCTTCCCGGACGGCGCCGCGCGTCTGCCGGCGCATGTGATCGAAGTGCGCGGCGGCAAGCTCGCCCTGGTCGAATCGCTGTACGAGGGATGA
- a CDS encoding FAD-dependent oxidoreductase, which produces MSHDLASPALSQSAAPRAPVLVAGAGPVGLVAAAALADAGIPVTIVEAERDLPDGLRASTFHPPTLDMLDRFGLSSILVDQGLICPQWQFRDRKLGPVATFDLGRLSGETNHPYRLQCEQWRLTRLLRDRLANNPDVRFIYDARAVDATQTADGVTLTIERAGGTREQLSGSWLIGADGARSAVRKAAGIGFEGQTIPELYLTCSTTFQYQEAMPDLTNIAYISDPDEWFVLLRTVSLWRLLLPTDPNEPEEVMLSDARIQERMQQVLPKAGDYEIRHRTAYRVHERVAERYTNGRLLLAGDAAHVNNPLGGMGMNGGIHDAFNLAEKLTAVWQGADPALLGRYERQRQKVARDVVQQQALRNRATLNQRDPEVRRASLEDLRATAEDPAKHKEYLMRTSMIASLRALDAVA; this is translated from the coding sequence GTGTCGCATGATCTGGCTTCCCCCGCCCTGTCGCAATCCGCCGCGCCGCGCGCACCCGTGCTGGTGGCGGGCGCCGGCCCGGTCGGGCTGGTCGCCGCCGCCGCGCTGGCCGATGCCGGCATTCCCGTCACGATCGTGGAAGCGGAACGTGACCTGCCGGACGGGCTGCGCGCCTCCACCTTCCATCCGCCGACGCTGGACATGCTGGACCGCTTCGGCCTGTCCTCCATCCTGGTGGACCAGGGGCTGATCTGCCCGCAATGGCAGTTCCGCGACCGCAAGCTCGGCCCCGTCGCCACCTTCGACCTCGGGCGGTTGTCGGGGGAAACCAACCATCCCTACCGCCTGCAATGCGAGCAATGGCGCCTGACGCGCCTGCTGCGCGACCGGCTGGCCAACAACCCCGACGTGCGCTTCATCTACGACGCCCGCGCGGTGGACGCGACGCAGACGGCGGACGGCGTGACGCTGACCATCGAGCGCGCCGGCGGCACGCGGGAGCAACTGTCCGGCTCCTGGCTGATCGGTGCGGACGGCGCGCGCAGCGCGGTGCGCAAGGCCGCCGGCATCGGCTTCGAGGGACAGACGATCCCGGAGCTGTACCTGACCTGCTCCACCACCTTCCAGTACCAGGAGGCGATGCCGGACCTCACCAACATCGCCTATATCTCGGATCCGGACGAATGGTTCGTGCTGCTGCGCACGGTCAGCCTGTGGCGCCTGCTGCTGCCGACCGACCCGAACGAGCCGGAAGAGGTCATGCTGTCCGACGCCCGCATCCAGGAGCGCATGCAGCAGGTGCTGCCCAAGGCGGGCGACTACGAGATCCGGCACCGCACCGCCTACCGCGTGCATGAGCGGGTGGCCGAGCGCTACACCAACGGCCGCCTGCTGCTCGCGGGCGATGCCGCGCATGTCAACAACCCGCTTGGCGGCATGGGCATGAACGGCGGCATCCACGATGCCTTCAACCTGGCCGAGAAGCTGACCGCCGTGTGGCAGGGCGCCGACCCCGCGCTGCTTGGCCGCTACGAGCGGCAGCGGCAGAAGGTGGCGCGCGACGTGGTGCAGCAGCAGGCGCTGCGCAACCGCGCGACGCTGAACCAGCGCGACCCGGAGGTGCGCCGCGCCTCGCTGGAGGACCTGCGCGCGACGGCGGAGGATCCGGCGAAGCACAAGGAATACCTGATGCGGACCTCGATGATCGCGTCGCTGCGGGCGCTGGACGCGGTGGCGTAG
- a CDS encoding ABC transporter ATP-binding protein, with amino-acid sequence MLLEVEGLDVRYGRTHAVAGATLNVAEGEIVAVLGANGAGKSSLLKAILGTVRPAAGSIRFQGAEITGAGVPARIRDGLVLVPEGRRILVGMTIHENLLLGAGLRADRATLPREIDGIYDRFSNLAARRDMPAAVLSGGEQQMLAIGRAMLAKPRLMMLDEPSLGLSPLLVDRVFALLSELNAGGMGVLLVEQNTRKTLAIAARGYVLELGRMVMAGSAASLLADQGLQRAYLGAG; translated from the coding sequence ATGCTGCTTGAGGTGGAAGGCCTGGACGTCCGCTACGGTCGCACCCACGCGGTGGCCGGCGCCACGCTGAATGTGGCGGAGGGCGAGATCGTCGCCGTACTCGGCGCCAACGGGGCGGGCAAGTCGTCGTTGCTCAAGGCCATCCTCGGCACCGTCCGGCCTGCCGCCGGCAGCATCCGCTTTCAGGGTGCCGAGATCACCGGCGCGGGCGTGCCCGCGCGCATCCGCGACGGGCTGGTGCTGGTGCCGGAAGGGCGGCGCATCCTGGTCGGCATGACCATCCACGAGAACCTGCTGCTGGGGGCCGGGCTGCGCGCCGACCGCGCGACGCTGCCGCGCGAGATCGACGGCATCTACGACCGCTTTTCCAACCTCGCCGCGCGGCGCGACATGCCGGCGGCGGTGCTGTCGGGCGGCGAGCAGCAGATGCTGGCGATCGGCCGCGCCATGCTGGCCAAGCCCCGGCTGATGATGCTGGACGAGCCCTCGCTCGGCCTCAGCCCGCTGTTGGTCGACCGCGTCTTTGCTCTTCTCAGCGAGCTGAACGCGGGCGGCATGGGCGTGCTGCTGGTCGAGCAGAACACCCGCAAGACGCTGGCCATCGCGGCGCGTGGATATGTTCTGGAACTCGGGCGCATGGTGATGGCCGGCAGCGCGGCGTCGCTGCTGGCCGATCAAGGGCTGCAACGCGCCTATCTCGGCGCCGGCTGA
- a CDS encoding SDR family NAD(P)-dependent oxidoreductase produces the protein MDLTRLGPLPGARCLVLGGCGGIGRSYVSGLLAADARVAVLDLPASMAERPPEAGIEAVPVDATDDRALTRAIDGVAEAWGGIDVLAFLTGMNVAIRPLAEMTMEDIRRVIEINLISAFTATRAAMPHLKRSPAASAVYVASGLHAFVEPGFSAYSASKGGLVSLMKVVAKEGAPSLRANAVAPGAVETAFLSGGLGHGGTEGEPGAFMRQFGDAHAERVLSSIPLRRIAQPEDVAGPMLFLSGPASQYLTGQVIYVNGGRFAP, from the coding sequence ATGGACCTCACCCGCCTCGGCCCGCTGCCCGGCGCGCGCTGCCTGGTGCTGGGCGGCTGCGGTGGCATCGGGCGGAGCTATGTGAGCGGCCTGCTGGCGGCCGATGCGCGCGTCGCCGTGCTGGACCTGCCGGCTTCCATGGCCGAGCGGCCGCCGGAAGCGGGCATCGAGGCCGTGCCCGTGGACGCGACGGACGACCGGGCGCTGACGCGCGCGATCGACGGCGTGGCGGAAGCCTGGGGCGGCATCGACGTGCTGGCCTTTCTCACCGGCATGAACGTGGCCATCCGCCCGCTGGCCGAGATGACCATGGAGGACATCCGGCGGGTGATCGAGATCAACCTGATCTCCGCCTTCACCGCCACCCGGGCGGCCATGCCGCATCTGAAGCGCTCGCCTGCCGCATCCGCGGTTTACGTCGCGTCCGGGCTGCATGCCTTCGTGGAACCGGGCTTCTCCGCCTACAGCGCCTCCAAGGGCGGGCTGGTGTCGCTGATGAAGGTGGTGGCCAAGGAAGGCGCGCCCTCGCTGCGCGCCAATGCCGTGGCGCCCGGCGCGGTGGAAACCGCCTTTCTGTCCGGTGGCCTCGGCCATGGCGGCACGGAAGGCGAGCCCGGTGCGTTTATGCGCCAGTTCGGCGACGCGCATGCCGAGCGGGTGCTGTCCTCCATCCCGCTGCGCCGCATCGCGCAGCCGGAGGACGTGGCGGGGCCGATGCTGTTTCTCAGCGGGCCCGCATCGCAATACCTCACCGGGCAAGTGATCTACGTCAACGGTGGCCGCTTCGCACCGTGA